The region ATGAAAAGTAATAAAGTAATCATTCgtataaaaataagattttCTAGAAAAAGATTTGAAAAAGTGTAAaactaaaatttgttttcttaacGCTAGATGTATTTACAGTTCCACATCTTCTGGAAGATCAAGTTCATATTCACTGTCTCTGTCTGAATAAACATCAAAGATAGCATCGTCAGATTCACTTTCGGATATATCTGCTAGATCTTTACCCAAATCTAAGAACAATTTTCCATCATCCTCATCTTCTTCCAACTCTTCTTTGCTAAGCAAATAATGGACATTTCGAAGTCGATTTTTACTTCTAGATAATTTGGGCCATTCTTCctctttgtttttattcaaaataattttaacaTCTAATCCTCCTAGTTTATGAGTAAACTCCTTTTCAACACTTTGGTACAAAACAAGGTTCactacatattttttttcatcaacagTAGTTCTGAAAATCAAAGTAGATCATTATCTTCCGTCATCTATCAAACATTATCCAAAATAAactaaacatgaaaaaaaaaaaaacaagtcaaATAAGAGATATTGAAACTAGTTTATGTATTACAGtttataaaatttcaagaaaagagCCTAGAGATCTTTTTAaacctaaacattaattatgccaaccaaaaatgaaaatgggaaaagcATTGACTTAATGTTGAGAGCATTTGCACGCTTgtttgaattcaaattattgtaattattttgcagagatttttgcttcaatatactTAATTAATCTAAATAAAATAGTAATAtgttttactgaaaatgacaacaAACATCGTTTTCAAAACGTCCTTAAACGTAAATGAAGActctatacagggtctttcacgaggaacctcacccatatttatacgggaaactactgaacgtattgtcatgaaattcagcacttacaagtatttcacgatgccgatgaaatctaaaatattttcaaggcatgagcacctccggtttttccggaaatgacgtcaacttccgtttttcaaattagaacaccatttttttattgcagaaatagattccttagaaaatttcaagttattttgatgtaacatttttcagttttggttggaaaattcgaaaaaaaaatcgaaaatagagctccgctgaaacaagaataacttcgaggtttttggatggaaaattttcatttttgggatttttcaagatgtaagattgatgtatccactttaaaaatcgaaatcgcgattcatgatacagggggtgaaaaaatcgctttcaaagttagggatgacaaaatcgtgaaaaatcaattttttcaaattagaaccccattttttttatggcagatattgaatctacgttaaaaaataatgtgagtgtatgcatcacacccttgccctaaagtggatattttctgagttattcacaaaaaactatttttcgtcttgaattttcagctatttcttttcccttcacgccaaaaagatgaaagtttcaggaactgttacttaaaccatgttttagattttactaccctaatatgcaagagaaaaaagttacaggttgttcctaaatagatggcgaattttgattcgaatttgtatcggaaacctctttatttcaactaatcggccatcggtcagaaatgcgttcaggtttgtttagatttttagattcatagttttgaaactcaatttggtttttaaacacttttgcagatctcttcctcccgatgaaataagaagagcaacgcacgaagcattcctgagacgtataaataaatgtctagaaattaacggtcaaaactttgagcatcttctctagttataactgcgagagtttgccatggttctcctaatagtaactcgaagtcggtttcaagaaggggtgaaaaatctacagcatggttcaaataacagttcctgaaaatttcatctttttggcgtgaagggaaaagaaatagctgaaaattcaagacgaaaaacagttttttgtgaataactcagaaaatatccattttagggcaagggtgtgatgcatacactcacattattttttaacgtagattcaatatctgccataaaaaaatggggttctaatttgaaaaaattgatttttcacgattttgtcatccctaactttgaaagcgattttttcaccccctgtatcatgaatcgcgatttcgatttttaaagtggatacatcaatcttacatcttgaaaaatcccaaaaatgaaaattttccatccaaaaacctcgaagttattcttgtttcagcggagctctattttcgatttttttttcgaattttccaaccaaaactgaaaaatgttacatcaaaataacttgaaattttctaaggaatctatttctgcaataaaaaaatggtgttctaatttgaaaaacggaagttgacgtcatttccggaaaaaccggaggtgctcatgccttgaaaatattttagatttcatcggcatcgtgaaatacttgtaagtgctgaatttcatgacaatacgttcagtagtttcccgaataaatatgggtgaggttcctcgtgaaagaccctgtataagaGTATACATAGTTACTTCAGATCCATTTAAACATGATGATGACtttataaattgaatattttcattaatcacCAACTTCAAAAACCATAGTAACAACGTAAGCTCAATATGTATACAGTTTATTTAAAACTATCAGTTTACTTTTTAGTTATGTTACTTAATTTAatgattaatattttcaataaaatgaaagatTGTGCAACttactgaaaattgaaaatatttgacttCAGTACTTTAACATTATAAGTTTTCACATTAGGAAGTCttataaccatttcaatctTCTTTTTTGTTTGAGACCAATATACATCAGGTGTGAAATAATCTACTTCAAATGGTGCTGCTTCAATGGCTGGAAGTGTATTGCACACTTTACTTTCACTTTCCACTTCTTTTGATGTATTATTCATCTAAAATCATAATATACAATGTCAAGTGGGATACTAAGtgagttatgaattttgaaaattctacaTAAAGGTGTATCCATCAATTAAATAGATATCCAAAACAGTAAGCagtaaaaaaactatatttagtATCCACATATTATCACGTATTTCTAATTTTGTCCTTAAAAATTCATaagttcaatttcaaaataataggtAGGTTCTGATAGCTTTGATTTTTAGACAATCAGAAAATTATAAGCTATACTTCTCACCAACTTCCAAAGCTTGAAAATAGTTTAAACTAAAACGTTACAGCAACCTATCATTTTCTAACTCACAAAAATATCGTCTTTCCATTCAATTGTACCTACCTTAttcataaaatcaataaaattatcaacCTCATCCCCTGAGCCAAAAAAGAATTCTAATTCATCATTGTCTTCCTTGTATTCGAAATTATTCAGTGGCCTTTTGGGGACAATATGATTTGAAGAAATCGATTTAGAGGTTTCGACgatttccttaattttttctatatcaTTACTTTCTTCTTCTGTATAACTATCCTCTTCAGATTCTGTGAATAAAACTTCAAAATCTCTGATTGTAGCACCAGGAATTAAGGCGGCCCAACCACAATCTATAAATAGTTGGTTTAACAAAATTGGTTTTTCAACCACATCCTTGAGCAGAATTGAGAAAAATGATTGTCCTTTGTTTACTCCTGTGGAAAAAATTTACATTAATACCATATACTCGCGGTCCAGATCTTAGGGCAATAACCTTGgcatcggatagaacaactcttttcatgaaaaaaattcctataagcttcgttttcgagatacaggttgaaaaaaatatcagttttttacttataacccAAGTATTACTACATTCATTGCTTCAATTTGTAGCAATAGTAAAGAACTCTACAACACTTCTGCTTAGCAGTTAGTGAAATCTATGATCGATAACagtcaaaataaattttaaaaaaagtaaTAGAACTAACCTTTTTCATAAAGTACACATTGTGCATATAAAGTCCTGTAGAACTTTGAATCGGTCTCAAATGTGAATTTTTTGTATAAAATATCCACTGCATCATCACCTTCTATAGGCGAGATACCAAATAATCTGCATTGAATAGCTTGGAAAGGTAGTTTTTTAATCAAATAATTGGATAGATATCTGATATCTTTTAAGGGGACTACAGCCTCATCACCATAATCCACTGAGAAACACAGTGCATTATCACCTTTGATGCGTATTATAAGCACACGTGTGTATCTATCTTCTACTGGCTCTTTAGCAAGGTAGTACCTTCCTTCAATTATAGCAAAATTTTGCTTGGATCCTTGTCGAATCGCCACTTCAGTCATATCTTTTTCCAAATTAATGAGTCTGAAAATAGAAAgtaattcaatataaatgtaattggttttttcttttgtttatatATAGATTAAGTAGTACTTTGTATTAAATGATATTTTGTAGACGTGAAAAATAAGtacatatttcattcataattattatcaaaggtaataccacgaatgcttcaaattttatcgataattttttattttccacgaaaacatgtttatttggcaaaaatatgaaaagatcCCGATTGATAAAATCATGAGTCCATAAGGACAAGTAATTTCATCCAAATTCgaattgtttgaatgtttttgcatcaaataaacaagtttgagcgatgaaaataaaaaattatctaataaaaatttaataacgagttgtatttgggaagattatttttttcaacaattttaatgttCAATCTTCTTTTGGGTGATGGCAATGAATATACtttgtgtttatttttcaataaacctcTTGAAGCACTTTAAGCTATCACTAATGAcaaattcaaagtaaaatttttttttcaatattaaaaaggTATTATCGATAAGGAAGCAGTGTTATCAGTATAATCCCGAACTATTGGCTAGAATAATGCATTGCTATCAGATGAAACcaccaaaatgtcagattttgacatgcaaaaaaaataatcataggTAAGTTGGCCTGATAGTTAGGTTCCATTAATACTAAGATCAGCGGCTTGGGCAGGAAAGACATTTTCTGTTTTCGGAGGAAGTTTCGACTATCCTCTGTTGGGTAAACAATAGGGTAAAGCTGACATCACAAGGGAAAAAACTCAGGTTGATGAGGGAATGCATCACCTTCTCTCATCTTAGGCATCTAACTATCAAAGAAAAGTTCTTGTCGCTGGCTTTTACTGAATAGTGAAAAATATTAAGATATTAAGATAACAAGGTTAAGAGTAGCTTTAGCTTATCTTTGCCTTTTCAGGGcaaatgtatgtacatttgttgaataaagtcgatttattattattattattaaggatGTCAATAAAACCCAATTACTACTTGATGTAGGTCTGGAAAAAAGAACTGCACTATTTAGAATAGAATGTGCATATTTGTATTATTCTATCGATAGTGTTGTATGTGCTATTTTTAGAAAATATAGAAAACATTCCTGGCTGATCTTTGAAAGTAGGAACTCCAGAATACCTAGCgcagttcaatatttttttattgaaacctaGGACTAGGGACTAGAACTGCCAGAAGGTGTTCTGTGTAAGTTTTACTTCTTTGTTCCATTGTTACATCGAGAAATATCACTATTAATTTTTGTTGTAGTCAGGAGCTCTAACACCCAATGTACAGCGGCGGCTTCCAACCGCTAGGCCAAACCTACATATAAACTTTGAGAACATTAACTCAGCATTCACCAAAGCTTCCAGCATAAACATGCAGTTGTACCTATGTTAGAAAAATCCTGTACCAAAGCTCTCCAATACAATCATGCAAAATGGTGGTTACCAGAATTTGAAATTCTCCGAGTATATTCCCACTGGTGCCGATTCCGTATCATGAAGTCCACTTTCCCTTGTTAGGTACtggaaataaataatgtttACAATCACTGCTCAAAAACATCGCAGTAGGATTGCTTCAGCTGTCACGAAGTTACGCACAGTCGAGTACGACAAATCCCAAGAAAACAGAAGGTAATACCATTGAGTACTGAACTATTCAATACTAAATGGTAAGTACTACATATGATACATAGTGTAAAGAAGAGTTGAACAGTAAAGATGACAAATGCGCGGTAGTTTCCGTTCACTTAAGTCATGTTCGCCTTCTGAAGTAGAAGCCATAgaactcaataaaataaaaaattatctaaatAGTTTTTTCTGGATATTGTGTGAACAAGCTTATTCAGGCCATCACTTGTGGGCCCTGGGGCAAGTTTTTTGTAACTAGTTTGAGGTCACAAATAAATAGTTCAGCCTATCAGTGTAGTAAAAAAAACTCTCTTCGCCATCGGCTTTCTCTTTCCCTGCTAGgaaaacattcactcaatccaaTATATTTAAAGCGTTTATTCCCCAGGATGGTTTGTACTTGTAGTATGCTACTTTTTCACACTGCATTACTGCTAAAATgattgccaattcttggtgaaGTATCTTCCCTACTGCATCATGTCTTTGTTTATATTCGTtacctgcaaacatttgacatccactCGTAATATGTTAGACTATTTCATtcttggacacccatatcggcatcgatcgccaatgatagttcgatcctttatgatatgtttaaAATAATTTGAGATAACTTGATCTTGGATAACTAAAAGAAACTTTTGTAGCGTAGCTTTTGTATGACAGACGCCCGCCTCCTTAGCACTCTACCACTGACGTCCCGCATATCCAGCTTATTATTAACATTATTAGTGTGCATTTTTCTTCATACACTATCCTTACCATATTACCTCCACTGAGCTGTGCCAGCTATGAGGAAAGTTTTTTGCtatgaatttaataaaaatgtgCTTCAAGAACGATTATCTGATCTATCATTGCccaatattgaaaattacatttgtaaagaaaaaaaaataacatttcaattttaggttaggttagaataAAATGATTATACTATTGTCAATGAAGTCAATACTCACAAAGAATCGAATTTCGCTAATCTGACATATATTTCATTTAGGGAAACTGCGCTTGAGAAATAAACCTTGTTGTAATCATTCATTTCTAAGAATGCCCATTGTGGTTTCTCTTGTGGAGGTTCTCGAAGGAGCTTCTCCTCAATGGGAATATCATATTTTGGTAAAACAATCCCTGCTGATTTACACTCCGAATAAAGATTTTCCATATGTTCCAGATTTATTTCTGCTAATTTTCGTTTAACTAATTCCTtagataaatttgatttttgcaAATCTAGGTTGAATACTTTGATTTCTTCACTTATAGTATTGACCCAAATGGTATCACCAAGTTGCAAACAAATGTTAGaaacaaaaatactatcattatATCCAATATCTTCTATGAAGCCATTAAGTTTGAAAAAAGCTCTTGccgaaaaattttcatctttGTAGGGAGGTTTGAAATTGGCTATAATAACATTAGTTGAACAAGAATCTGAAACAATACAATAAGAAAAGAGGTATTttaaattgattaattatttttcatctagtgaatatttcattatatgaTCAATTAtatcatgtacagggtgggcaaataagcgaggtaagcggctatatctcaggaaccactcatcgtagagacttgcggtaaaaaattttaccactaaagtgtataagagaacacactggaaattgttttgaagttcatacctctaccgctagggggcgtaatagctatcgtcgagtaaaaaaatgcattttactcgaaaaattttcatattaagttggaaaaaaaatatcatcactgtaaaccttggaaaattctctatctgtttgaattgtcactttcgattttgcgacatcaaataagggtgggggaaagatagaaatctgactgattgaaatgtctgtaacttcagtttggctcaacatttttgagcaaattagatcttatttgagagacaacatcttgttgattaaggaaaaaatatactcatgatgaatttgattcagctgcttccgttagggagcgctaagtcagaagttcattgttttgttcatttttctctgaaatttcaaatgtaatgataggattttctcaacagaaacaaaaatttcattgaatttgcatgaaaaaacctgaaggtcgcaaagcgataatttcaggcgttctgaagttatggccgaaagaagatattcttcaactgatgcactgcgaaaaaccaaattgagtctttaggttctaacagaaacagaaatctcatcaaatttgtatgaaaaaaccaaaaggtcgcaaagcgatagcttcaggggttctctagttatggacgaaaaaagatattcttcaactgatgcactgaaaaactaaattgtgtcttctttcggccataactccagaacgcctgaagctatcgctttgcgaccttttggttttttcatataaatttgatgggatttctgtttctgttagaacttgaagactcaatttggtttttcgcagtgcatcagttgaagaatatcttttttcggccataacttcagaacgcctgaaattatcgctttgcgaccttcaggttttttcatgcaaattcaatgaaatctttgttactgttaagaaaatcctatcattacatttgaaatttcagagaaaaatgaacaaaacaatgaacttctgacttagcgcttcctatcggaagcagctgaatcaaattcatcatgagtatattttttccttaatcaacaagatgttgtctctcaaataagatctaatttgctcaaaaatgttgagccaaactgaagttacagacatttcaatcagtcagatttctatctttcccccacccttatttgatgtcgcaaaatcgaaagtgacaattcaaacagatagagaattttccaagaattacagtgatgatattttttttccaacttaatatgaaaatttttcgagtaaaatgcatttttctactcgacgatagctattacgccccctagcggtggatgtatgaacttcaaaacaatttcagtGGTTTCTTTTGTTTAcattagtggtaaaattttttaccgcaagtctctacgatgggGGGTTcgtgagatatagccgcttacctcgcttatttgcccaccctgtacatacattATTACATGAAAGTTAGAATGTGACAGCTCCAACATAATAAGGAAACTACTATATGCTTAGCATTTGTACGAACGGCCGTGGGGgtttatatttaaatttctcTTTGTGATAGTCTTACTCAATTTTACAATAATAGAGCAGTGTTAGCCAATGTCACAGAATTACTGGTAGCGGGACATTCTGCCCTCTCATTGGACGCTGCATTTGACTGGAATAAGCATCTAATCAGTGTAACTTGTCCAATAAGCAACTGGTAAGCTTTATTTGTTACCGTTATTGGAACTCCCACTACTCTATTATCCATATCAGACAACAtagaatgatttattctcatgaAACTTATTAACTCATGATATATAAATATGCAATGCTACTTCATCCATCACTTTTTGTGGAGAGCATTGAAATAAggtttgaaggaaaaaaaaacattaggaAAACTCACTTATATCATTTTTCTTGTTGAATTCATCCGGTAACTTGAAGATTTTACTCTTGCTTACGGTTGTTCTTTTTCCATTGTCTATTACTAATATATCCAccacatcattttttattttttctactaAACATTCTCGAAACATATCATTGAAGTCTTCTTCATCCCAATATGCATAAGACGATTTTTCCTTGATGCTTTCAGCTCTTTCTTTCTTTACTTTCAATAATGACGTCAGTTTCTCATCCTCAAGGCCTTTTTGCGACTTATAATTTGTTATCTTTCCTTCAATATCTTTATGCTCTATAATGAAAACTTTCAAGTGATTTAcatcaattaatttcaaaattttgaattttatagttcCATTCTGAGGCAACGAAGAATTGCAATCCAATTCACGATCAAGAAGATGTCTATCAGGACAACTAACGGTGTGACAATAACCGAACTGTTTTAAAGAAGAGCACAATGGTAATTCAGCTGCAATTTTGACCTCTTCCTTTTCTACCTCCATTTGCtgaaatataattgatgaatgaatgaagtgAAATATACCCTAATCAAATAAAAGgccaaaaacaattaaaatcaattagaTATTGGCGAGTTCTGATTATTCTATAAGCCtattatattttcagtttgaaCCATTGGAAAGTTAAGCAATGGTTAAGTTTCAAATTAGGACTGGCTGAAGTAAGCTTattttatagtatatccaaagtcacttaaactagtccataaaaacgcttggccagatgtccctgTGAAGTGGATTCCGCGATCtactaaataccggggtttatttgaaagtattgctaggcaataaatcaataaattcactggccccaaaggaatttctggaaacttggacaacccttgtaaaatagaaatattctggcttcctccaagtgactttggatatactataacttGTTTGAttatattcatataaaaaaaaatagtgggGTTTCAGAGTATGTCTTACGCAATAAGTGAATGAAACCACATAAAAGAGTTAACTTGGCATGCAATGGTAACCTCATTTTTACTAATTTCACTTTTAAAGGTCGATTCATATTATCCGACACGTATCGCTTCAGACACCAAGCGAATCGTTTACGACAAATATCGTTTGATGCGTTTCATATGAAGTAATTCACATTTTCCGTCACCAATCGTGTCAATCGCCATCCGTTCCgtatttttcgaaagaatatTTTGTCTGATATCGTATGGGCGGAGTCTGTAAGAACGTGTCGGAACTTGTCTAAACGGATAATGTGAATTAGCACTATTAGCAGACAGTTGTGCTTCGTTCTGAAATACGTAATTTTCGTTGGTAATGGATTCcgaaaaattcatatatttaaTGCGTGAGCAGGAAATTCTATATAATCTAAATTCTAAATCATAGATTGTATCACGATactaatgaaaagaaaaaatttggaGGGCAATTGCCGACAAATTGAAACAAGATGGTTCTGTTTTTGAATATTGGGTGTACAAAAATCTTCTTACTGAGTTTTCTCTTGTTTCATCTTTATCCAGTAATAATGCAATAGCACATAGTTTTTCACGTGAAAGTTATAACATTTTTCGCACCTCAATTTATCCACTGCCTGAATCAAATTGAAACGCTCCTTGAATGAGTATATGACAATTGAATGAGTATTCCGACAATCGATTCGCTTGGTGTCTGAAACGATACATATCGGATAATATGAATCGACCTTAAACCTTCCCAAATtaatgatataaaaaaatataactgaaaaatatgTGAGTTCTAATTCAGATAACGTAAGAAATCATAACATAATCAGTCAAGATGATGAAATTTCATACTCCAGTTTTATGCTTCTATCTATAGTAAGCTTATTTTACCAATGGCATGAGGTGAATCCGAAAATTCAATTGTATCCACCTTGAAAACCTACACCAAACTGTGCTAGTTATTAACCCCGTGCTATTTTGCCGATGTACTCATTTTGATTGTGCTTATATATTCAATTCGTGATGAGAATTGGTATTGGTTATTTTTTCGATTCATTTTTCCTTTGCTTCACTTACATTCACCagcatttatataaaatatttatttctcaaGATGTTGAACTGATATagagaataaattattttctcaaattctGGTAAGAGGGAAAAATGAACTTTTGTTTAGATTTTGTAGCGTTTTTATTTAGTATTTGCACAATATTGATCGACACCTCAACTTAATATCCATATTGGAAATATTGCAGCAAAAGTTATTGGCTTACCTTACACACAGGTTCAAATTGGTTTAAAGAAACATTATAGTTCTTCAAGAGCAATAGCAATCTGGGTATTTGGTCCACACACAACTCATCTGTTAAAATGTACCCTTCACATTTCAAATTATCCTAGTAGAAGAGAAGAAAcaaatcaatttatttttcaacaataattgTTAACTCCAACTCACCTTTTTCTTTGTAAGAGGGCTTGTATAATTTTCAAGAAGACAATAAAATCTCTTCAGCCACAAGCTCCACTTAGATGGTAATGAGAAATGGATTATTAGGGAAGCACTAGTAATAGACAGCATTGTGTGTAGGACTACATCAGTACAAATTAAAACTGAAAGTATATAATTGGTTAATTGAAACAAGTTCatgaaaaatcaagaaaatggaaaattaaCAAATATCCTACCATTATATTGGCCTGCACAATTACTTTCCCAATTGCTTTCATTCTGATAAATTTGCTCGGTAGTAAGGTCATCAGTTATAGGTATGTAAGTAATACTGGCCAAATCTAAGACAGtcttcaatttttctatttcctCATTCGCATTgcatattattattgatttataatattTCCATTTATCCTTCAATATATCTGCAAACATGTATTACTCTAATAATTTATTTACTCAGTTGTCGATTTGCTAAAACCCTTTGATCTTTGTATTCtaaaatttttcagttcatGATTCTATGGGTTCTATTCGAATTGTTACACCAAGATATAAATTGACTTTCATAACAAGGATTATTATGTtcaaagtcattgaaaatttcttatAAATTCTCTGAATTTCTTCGATCGTAATTATTTATGCAGGGGTAGAattctgtaactttcgttatcatagcaaacgaaagcgataacgttacgaagcgaagcgaatgcggtattctgtaagcgtctttttctt is a window of Harmonia axyridis chromosome 2, icHarAxyr1.1, whole genome shotgun sequence DNA encoding:
- the LOC123673607 gene encoding putative ATP-dependent RNA helicase TDRD12, giving the protein MDIKEIEIPIFLHPHLFWIFWRKDSKKRIQLQNDLAKEYSGIDQKYEEFNIGEIVVVRKNLIWKRAAIENKVEGNTYEVWLIDYGHLEHTSTVYKLNPKFDLTKLPPLIHEACLSNVVFLNEGLNIEDNSIVQQKNTLPNAGATINALQCMGDYQLFFKKIKEVNKTVFGDIMYKKDGETSSLSKALIDKNLMIEDPELFAKVELIRTNYKVLYSAALRQASKKHEDSRFSFDLSLLMDEVFMRSTSRGISLVNNSQLQSSKSNTSLKAISKSEIIKNLRKKSEERKMELLSCTDSEREDMQVEGGRTPSVNMDKQFSKASVLKRLINRRKAALESKNQSCTDEVTSGSEANVNRDNSTSVASKLAALKLRTRKTQAKEDLIDTTGGQSKGEVIEPKLLKSENAIFMPGGMRSMPNKKKKSSDASSISERSDSGKLITNKTCTSKKEFEVKEEINKSTKAEHFPHSRNIMIRKLVERTKNVLSNTSDASDSDMIRNKESQKCFIEKNTSNIRENDAPCEESISGNITEDPLMNKRNNSIESNTTLNSDLENSRKSSEEQKKAETDREGIDDPTKPQNAVDSQMVVTPFCNCSQCKFWTSSEGWDIGNENFTEEEKCRKKQMRPPSLMLKEPREEDIKLASVDYKFMTKLEKNASFKILVHGRLIPPAVDRVVEAPFHPAIHRTLSKLKYVRTKKIQSYIWPAITRSMNVFYVNRKKSGKTLAYLPPLCSFLIEREERYSDLKKGGPIAIVLGKTSTECEEIYDLANKLVEGGGHNKPRILLVTYPFQFVNLSSVDMLITIPPILIELLKKNATNFKRLCHLVLENLDVLLLKYNDEMKSIIAAIESMLLQRTIRQNVQMIMNGEHWTLKVEKFLIDLRDTPLISIGDYLEAAIYGGIKLKVKLLEEKAKCDAVVDILKDKWKYYKSIIICNANEEIEKLKTVLDLASITYIPITDDLTTEQIYQNESNWESNCAGQYNVLICTDVVLHTMLSITSASLIIHFSLPSKWSLWLKRFYCLLENYTSPLTKKKDNLKCEGYILTDELCVDQIPRLLLLLKNYNVSLNQFEPVCKQMEVEKEEVKIAAELPLCSSLKQFGYCHTVSCPDRHLLDRELDCNSSLPQNGTIKFKILKLIDVNHLKVFIIEHKDIEGKITNYKSQKGLEDEKLTSLLKVKKERAESIKEKSSYAYWDEEDFNDMFRECLVEKIKNDVVDILVIDNGKRTTVSKSKIFKLPDEFNKKNDINSCSTNVIIANFKPPYKDENFSARAFFKLNGFIEDIGYNDSIFVSNICLQLGDTIWVNTISEEIKVFNLDLQKSNLSKELVKRKLAEINLEHMENLYSECKSAGIVLPKYDIPIEEKLLREPPQEKPQWAFLEMNDYNKVYFSSAVSLNEIYVRLAKFDSLLINLEKDMTEVAIRQGSKQNFAIIEGRYYLAKEPVEDRYTRVLIIRIKGDNALCFSVDYGDEAVVPLKDIRYLSNYLIKKLPFQAIQCRLFGISPIEGDDAVDILYKKFTFETDSKFYRTLYAQCVLYEKGVNKGQSFFSILLKDVVEKPILLNQLFIDCGWAALIPGATIRDFEVLFTESEEDSYTEEESNDIEKIKEIVETSKSISSNHIVPKRPLNNFEYKEDNDELEFFFGSGDEVDNFIDFMNKMNNTSKEVESESKVCNTLPAIEAAPFEVDYFTPDVYWSQTKKKIEMVIRLPNVKTYNVKVLKSNIFNFQTTVDEKKYVVNLVLYQSVEKEFTHKLGGLDVKIILNKNKEEEWPKLSRSKNRLRNVHYLLSKEELEEDEDDGKLFLDLGKDLADISESESDDAIFDVYSDRDSEYELDLPEDVEL